The sequence below is a genomic window from Variovorax paradoxus B4.
CCAGGAAGAAGATGCCCGCGCCCAGGCCGAACACCGTTTCGCTGAAGCCCAGGTCCTGTCCCATCTGGAGCTTGGCAAAGCCCACGTTCACGCGGTCGAGGTAGGCGACCACATAGCACAGCATCAGGAAGGGAACGAGGCGCCAGAACACCTTGGCGTAGGCGCGCTTCTCGAGCGCGGCATCGGCGGACACGGGCATTGCGCCCGCCGGAAGGGTGGAGGAAGTCATGAAAAGGGTTGTCCCGCTTTGGATGAAAAAGAGGCCTTGCCACCGCTGGCTCGCGCGCGGTTGCCGCCTTATTTGTCAGGTCATCATACAAATTTGATTTCGGAGCTTTGCCTCGGGTAAACCCGAAGGCATCGCCGTCTGCGGCGCCTTTTTGGTTTCCTTGTGTGTCGCGGCTCAGCTGCCGACCGGCCAGCCTTCGACCAGCGGCCGCGCGAGCTGCGCGCCCTCCTGCTGCCAGAACGCGGGGTCGGCCTGCTCGATGCGGCGGATCGCGTTGTCCATGTGGGACTTGGCCGCCTCGCGGGCCCGCAGCGCATCGCCGGCCTCGATGGCCTCGACGATGCGGGCGTGCTCCTGCGCCACCTCGCGCGCGAAGTCGGCACGGCGCGCCTCGTTGGCGCGCGTGACGCGCGTGGCGCCGTGCAGGAACTGCCGCAGGTACTGCAGCGTGCCGATCAGGAACGGGTTGCGCGCGGCCTCGGCGATGGCGCTGTGAAAGCGCACGTCTTCCTCGGCGCCATTGCCGCCCGCGGCCACGGCCGCATGCAGCGCGTCGATGGCCGCGCGGATGCGCTGCACGTCGTCGGACGTGCGGCGCTCGGCCGCGAGCGCGGCCACCTCGGCCTCGAGCGCGCGGCGCAGTTCGACCATCTGGATCACCGCTTCGCGCGACGCCACGTGCGGCATCTCG
It includes:
- a CDS encoding FadR/GntR family transcriptional regulator gives rise to the protein MTARFQSIAPGARLADQVADALAAEVRSGRLSEGDRLPTESALAAQFGVSRTVVREAVSRLKSLGLLDSRQGSGVYVRAAGVEPLRFEMPHVASREAVIQMVELRRALEAEVAALAAERRTSDDVQRIRAAIDALHAAVAAGGNGAEEDVRFHSAIAEAARNPFLIGTLQYLRQFLHGATRVTRANEARRADFAREVAQEHARIVEAIEAGDALRAREAAKSHMDNAIRRIEQADPAFWQQEGAQLARPLVEGWPVGS